Within Microterricola gilva, the genomic segment GGCATCAGCACAAGCGAACTCGACGATCTCCTGGCCGGCTTCGACCCCGCATCCTTCCTCGCATTCGTCGGCAGTCTGATCGGGGGACTCACCGGCTGGGTGACGATCCTCGTCATCGTGTTCACCATGATCATGCTGATGGCGATGGATGCCGGCTTCGTGCCAGCACTGCTGCGCCAGCTGTACCCGGTGCGGCCGCTCGTCGTCGCGACCCTCGTCGCCTACGGTGCCAACGTTCGGCGCTACATGGTCGCCACGACGGTGCTCGGGCTCGCCCAGGGCATCATCGACGCCCTCGCTCTCATCCTCATCGGGGTGCCCGGTGCATTCATCTGGGGTCTGCTCGCGTTCGTGTGCTCCTTCATCCCGAACGTCGGCTACTTCATCGCTCTCATCCCGCCGATCATCTTCGGTGCGCTCGTCGGGGGATGGCCGACCGTGATCATCGTGATCGTGGTCTACGGCATCATCAACGGCGTCGTGCAATCCATCATCCAGCCGAGAGTCATCGGCAAGGCCGTCAGCCTCAGCCAGACGATCACCTTCTTCTCCGTGCTGTTCTGGGCGGTCGTGATCGGACCCATCGGGGCGATCCTCGCGATCCCGCTGACGTTGCTTGTGCGCCTGATCCTCGTTGACTCGAACCCCGCGATGAGTTGGATTCGGCCCATGATCGGT encodes:
- a CDS encoding AI-2E family transporter, whose translation is MRWTKKRSATPAPVGPRVEPVPDAAEHPGRHRNAFILMGLGGATLAAFGLGAIAGIFAPVFLGLVLTICVHPLRMWLQHHGVPRGIATGTVIIAVVALLLALGYAILIAFGQFGTLLHDYSDQIVAAAQDFAAWMSSIGISTSELDDLLAGFDPASFLAFVGSLIGGLTGWVTILVIVFTMIMLMAMDAGFVPALLRQLYPVRPLVVATLVAYGANVRRYMVATTVLGLAQGIIDALALILIGVPGAFIWGLLAFVCSFIPNVGYFIALIPPIIFGALVGGWPTVIIVIVVYGIINGVVQSIIQPRVIGKAVSLSQTITFFSVLFWAVVIGPIGAILAIPLTLLVRLILVDSNPAMSWIRPMIGELDETKVIMAQFDAEEKAERKKRKAAGHGGSVAPAGDPTGTGSPPAATG